The Crassaminicella indica genomic interval TAATCAACAAAAAATCTCTTATCATGATGCTTTAAAAAGGTTTGAAGGAGAAAATCAAAAAGGACATAAAATTTATATTGATTTGAGTGGAAAAAAACAGTATAAAAATCATACTTTGATATATTTTTATAGAAATAAAGGACAATTAAGAACAAATAAAAATGGTGAACATAATATTTTGTTAGATGGAATAAAAGATATTATTGTAACAGAAATTATAAAAAATAAACTCATAGAAATAGAAGTGCTTGGAAATTATAACAAATCAGTAAAAGCAAGATTGAAAATAAATAATTAGGAAGATGAATATGAAAAATTTTTCAAAGAACAGAGGTTCTATTATAATCAATAGCTTTATTATGAGTGCTATTTTATTGGTTTTTCTCGTTTCTACTCTTACATTATTTTTAAATGATTTTTATATTGTTAAATCAAATGAAAACAGTATAAAAGCATATTATCTTGGAGAAGCTGCACTTAATAAAACAGTATTTAAAATAAATAATGCAGCAGACAAAGTTATTAGAAATTATTTACTAGAGTTAAAGAATTATAAAATTAATTATATTAAAAATAAAATTATAGACAAAAATACATACCATCCTCCAGTTTTTTCTACATATTTACAAGCTCATTTATTATCACAAATAGCTTCATTCAATGAGAAAGTAAAAAAACCATTCTCATATTATGCTCATGATCATGCATATAATATAAGAGTAAGCTACAATCTACAAAACAATAGAATT includes:
- a CDS encoding PilW family protein, whose amino-acid sequence is MKKYNNQEGFTLIEAFVAFTLISIIMTAFISYFLFCVKSCSRQIEILNTKENIRCALTYIERSIKICNQQKISYHDALKRFEGENQKGHKIYIDLSGKKQYKNHTLIYFYRNKGQLRTNKNGEHNILLDGIKDIIVTEIIKNKLIEIEVLGNYNKSVKARLKINN